The Lolium rigidum isolate FL_2022 chromosome 2, APGP_CSIRO_Lrig_0.1, whole genome shotgun sequence genomic interval TCACAATAAATCAAGGGATTTAACCCATCAAATTCAAGTGATCATCTCGCAAATAACACCGAAAATATGATTTTCAAACTTTTAAAATTAGTTCTAAACCGTACAGATTTGGGACAAATGTTAGATAAAAAAAGATGCGCCTTGTTGACACCTTTCCAATGATATATCATTCTCATTGTTTGAAATTATCATTTGAGAATTGCGGAAAAATCAGTTGGTGCCCCGTCACTCCAAAACCGCGTCGGGCAGTTCAAGCTCATAGCACGAGAAGTGCAAGCGCATGTTACCGGGCATGTTTTTAAAAATTCAATCCATGCGGAATTTGAAAAaatgtaaaacatgaaaaagatgcgAAATTTAATTACTTTTCAATGCCATATCATTTTCGTCATTCCCACTAACGGTTTAAAAAATGTCATCCAAACACTATCCGGTTTTCTATAGTCCGAAATtcgatattttaattttttttaaatgcgTGCAGAATTTTGAAAAAACttgaaacatgaaaaagttgtgtATTATCCGTAGCTTTCCAATGACATATCATTTTCAttattccgacaaacggttggaAAATTCATGTAAATTACCGTCCGTCCATTTTTTAGTACGTTCGGACTTCGGTATTTTAAAATTATTCAAAAACTATGCAAAATTTAAAAAACTTATAACATGAAAAAGTTGTGAAATTTCATTATCGATTGTAAACATGAATAATGAACATCTATGATTTTGTTTGTCACTCTAGCAATTATATATTACTCATCTCAAGCGCATTATATATCATCATACTGCAACATTGTTTTTCTTCACATGCAGCATGAAAACTTCTGTAATAAAATATTTTTCAGGGATTTCTTTTGCGCAACAAATTTCATGCAAATGGGAAATTATTTTTTGCGCCAGCTGTTTAATTAATTCCTATATATGCCTTTCATGTAGAATTATTCGTATATATACCTTGATATTATTGTGTTCAAGTACATAAGTCAATCGTATCCCGTTGAGAAACTTCTGACATGCAGCTTCATCCGGTGACGGCATGGGGGAGAAGACGCCCTCGATGGTGCTAGGGTTAGGGGCTCGGCTCGCCCACCAGCCTCTGCACCGACtagggatgcacacaaccataggCATGAGTATTAGGATTTTTAATCTTGATGAAAGGTTAAAGCATTGTTCTCAATATAAATTTTGCAGCATGAATACTTCATTAGTAAAATATTTTGCTGGGATTTCTTTCGTGCAACAAATTTCATGCAAATGGAGAATTATTTTTTGCGCCAGCCGCTTAATTAATTCCTATATATGCCTTTCATGTAGAATTTTTCGTATATATGCCTTGATATTACTGTGTTCAAGTACATAAGTCAATCGTATCCCGTTCAGAAACTTCTGACATGCATGTACAGCAAACAATTTTCTTCATGTTTCCAAGATTTTTTTTCCGTTAAGACCAAGTTCCTTGGCCctaccaacagaaattgcaatagCCATATGTGTCAATCCAAATTGCAAGAGGAAGGAACATGCTCTCATCAAAAAATGGTGGAGCAGAGGTTTCTGCTAGGCGCGCGCGCCCCAACAAGAAGTTGCCGCAGACTAGAACCTTAGGCAGCTAGCTCCATCGATCGATCATAGTAGCTCGGACGCGATGACCTGCTGCATGTACTTGCAGCACCGCTGGTAGCTGACGAAGCCCATGAACCAGAACTCGAAGCCGTCCACGGTGGCCATGTGTATGTACTTGTGCTCCGGGTTCTCGGCGTTCTCGCTGGGCTTCACCCGCTTGATCCTCCTGAGCGGCACCACCACCTTGTACGGCACCCGCGCGACGTCCCCGGAGGGGGAGGTGACGGTGAGGGAGCGGTCGCTGCGGAAGGCGATCTTCCGGGTGGAGACGAAGAGCATGCCGGCTATGGGCCCGCTGGTGGTATAGAGGTAGCACTGGAGGGCCTTGGTCAGCCGCTCGCCCTTCTCGGCCGTGAAGGCCTGCCGGAACACCCGCTCCACGCCCCCCGCCTGAAGGATCCTCGCGCCCAGGCTCAGCTTCCCCCTCACCGTCTCCGACAGCTTCGGCCCCAAGGTCACTGTGAAAGATACACGTCAGCACACTGTCCGTTGAAGTCCCATTTGGGAAATTTGAGGGGTTCTGGTTTCTGAAGGCTGTCTCACCGTGGTCCCTGAAGCCCTGAGCGCGTCTGCCCAGCTTGTTCACCCAGTGGATCACCTGACCCTTGCTGCCTGAAATGACACCAAATTATTAGCATCACATGCATACGTACAGAAGATCGACAGGTTGGGGAAGAAAATCTTTGGGAGATCGAAGACGCACTGTGCTTGTAACCGAAAGAAGCATAGGGGCTCGGGTGCGTCAACGAGACTGCAAGGCGATCGCCGTCCTTCTTAACCGGCCCGGCGCCCCTCGTCGTCGACTCCTCTATGGCGTACGCCTTGGAGGTCACCGGCACCCCGATCACATGGCCGCAGCTCGACTTCGTCATGTTCTAATTATTTGCTGCCTGCCTAAGAAAGATCGAGAAGACTCGTTGGTAGGCTGTGTGTACCTGagtgagagaggaggagaggggggagGGGTAGGTTGAGTGGCGGAGTCGGGTTTTATAGGGTGCGGGGGTGATGAAATCTTGGGCGAAAGTCAGGCAGGGGATTCGCGTCGAGTCAGCAGGGGCTCATCGGCGCCGGAAAAGCAGCGGTTCACGTTCGCCAAAAGGGCGAGCTTTAACGTGGGGCTGTGTCATCCGCTTCGATCGTGCGAGCGCCATGGGCGCGCGATGGATCGACCGGCCAACCGCTGCTGCATGCTACCGCTGGATAGATAGGTATAGATATTCTTTAGCAGGGGAGGAGTAGCAGAAACCTTTGCTTGCTCCGATCGTGAGCTCTCTCGACTTGTCTATGTCGATCGGCCCCAAAGGCAGGTGGCTCGCCACTTTGGAAGGAGCAGCCCATGTGCTCGCACAATCTCAACCTCAGCGCCGGGTTACGGGAAAAGAGGTGGGGCGCCATTGCAGGCCCAGGGATCTTAGTATATGCAGATACGGATAGCCTGTGTTCGGGACTGGTACCTACTTGCAGTATTGTTGGCTAGCCAGCCTTTTTTCAGAATCATTTTAGGTTTGGGAGCCTATAGAAGGTGCTAAGAACAATGCAACTGGGCTTCGAAAACGCCTTTATCAATTACGTACGCACGTATGTCATGCTCCAGTAGAGCTGGTTGCGGATTTTTTTTTCCCGCAAAACCATCTTTCGCGGCGCAGGGTTTATTTATTACTGCAATTGACCAATTGTAAATGAAGCTCCCTCAAAAGTTGCACGTCGATCTCTTCTAGAGTAAGTATATATACCTTCTAGGTTATCGGACGCCCTTGACTTCACGAAATTGGCTGCTTGACTGCAAGTCTCAAACCACAGCAGATGGAGAAAAAGGCCCCACGGGTGATGTGGAAGAAGGACGATCCAGCGTGTAAAACAAGGACCTTTCCAGCTTAAAAAAATCTCGGGTTTCAGGGGCGCATGCGCAGTGGTCGACCGGTCTCTTCTTTTGTCGAAGATCCCCGTTCCCATATCCAGTTTCCCTCTCCGGTCGCCGTCGCGGCCATCGGCGACCATATCCATCTTCGCTTCTGCCACAGCCCAAGAAGTCGCCGTGTCCCGCGCGGCATCGAGTCAGCACGACTACGTGCTCCTCTCCGTGTCCCACACGGACGCATCACGCAGAATCCAGTCGCGGCCGGAGTAATCGCCGCCGTCTCCGTCCGCAGTTACGCCGGCCGGCAGAACCATCCGCAGTCGAAGCGAGGGAGCTTTTGCCATTTCTCAATTCTGAGGCCTGCTCATGTTCATGTACGCCATGGGGAAAGCTCGACCTGGCTCGTTTCGTTAAATCGATCTATGTGAGCGAATGTGTCACTTGGTAGTGGGCTCGTTAAGCTTTGCGGATAACCGGAATGGCACCGATATTCTATTCAGCGATGCCGCCTTTTCAACGAAAAGGACTGAATACTTAGTGGCGACGTCCCCCTTCCAGACTGGCCAGGAGTGGTATTTATTTacgaggttttttttttttaaaaaagaaaggTGTTTATGACGCGATGGTATCAGGGCACCCAAGTTGCTGCAATCATTTTCCCGAAATTGAAGGAAACAAACTTTTTCCGAGAATACAACAACTAATACTCCCTCCTATGGACCTACCTAAAGCTTCGtggttttgttcaaatttgaagttTTTTTTATAGATTGgagggatttttttttttcaaattgaaGCAGAAGTACCTTTTGGGTTATACTTGTATGAGCAAAATCAGTGTTATCTGGAACTCCTATAGAAAATGCTGAAGTGCCAATCGGAATTGAAAGGCTGGTtgtgttagagcatgtctaacaggccccttaaaatccgcccaccccgtaaaatttcgGCGCGATACGGGGTGAGCGCGAttcgggccgtctagcaggccccgtatttgggccggcccgtttcggcggaatacggggcccaggaaatccgcaccgccgcctcctacttataccgggcgaaggtgcgagtgagggattaacccctcactcgcaaccctagctccgccgtgcgccgccgcctccccgcttAGCTCCAGCGAGCAATCCCGCAAAGCTCGCCTCCGCATTTCCCCCGCCGCAGGCCATGTCTTCTCGCCGGTCCAGTTCCGCGTCGtccgcgagcggatcgaagcgatcccgctcgccggacaccgtcgaggagacgtggcggcgccaatgcaagcgctccgccgcCGGGAGTCGCCGTGCGACGTGCCGGTACGCCGGCGCGCTGTACATGCCGCTGTCGCTCCGTGAGTTCGCCGCGGGCGGGCGGTGGTACAAAgaagatccgccgctcaagccgatgagcggcggcgacttcgagaagtggcgcgccgagtgggagcgtGACCGCACGTCGAAAGCGGCGTGGGCAGCGCTCATCGGCAGCACAAGCGACGGAGGAAACAGAGGAGAtccgcgagccggcgaggaggaagcgaaggaggcagaggaggaggcggcgttcCTGCAAGCGGTGGCTGCATCCGAGAAGGATGCCGCCGAGAaggctcgggcggaggcagaggaggaggcggtggccatCGCTGCCGTCCGGGAATTCGAGGCGCGGGAGGTTGCCGCCAGGCGGGAGCCGTTCATCCCATTCGTCATCCTTGACGTGTAGATGTAGGATCTCGcaatgtatgtatgatccgtagtatgatcaatgaagatgaactatcGATAAATTTTCCGgggtttaaattttaaaaaatacggggcgaaatacgtgGTCTGCTAGATGGAATGGTTCTTCCGTGAGCAATTTTTCGATACGGGACGAAATActcgcgttatacggggcagaggAATACggagtctgttagacatgctcttagacaGAACCCAAAAAGGCAAGGGAATTGGAATCCAAGAAATTGAAGGATTTAGttctttttttagttcttttggtaTCCATCATGTAATAAGACCATCTAATACTCTGGCTTGCACTATAGAAGCTACAAGTTGTTGGATGGAACTGCCACCGCCTTTCCTCGTGTCTAGCCTTCATGCGGATATCACAGGTTCTGTTGTTTAATAAAGCCCCAAATTTCCATTCAAAAAAAAGGAAGCGGAAGACCAAGTCTGACATTCACCATGCTATACAATCTATAGCAAGCACGGAATGATGCAAGGAAGACATCTGCTTATGCGTAGGAGACACACAGGATTGTTGATCCAAAGACGATTGTGATGAGAATAGTTGTTGCAGTTTTTTTGAAAGTAGAACTTGTATTACTCAAACTGTAGTAAGGATACGACAACCAAAAGCACAGAAATACAAGAACACTAGGAACAGATGCAGTAGGAAAGAACCCTGAggtccatcttcatcttcaacctcacgCCAACGACCCTGCACTCCACCAGCGCGCACGCCCGCGAAGAACACACCGCCGAAGACGAAACCTGGAAGCGGAGGAACTCCTCGCCAGAAGGCTTTAACGAGCCGCAATGTCCACCAATTCCGGAGAAGAGGATCTGCTACGCACTGAAGGAACATCGgccggcgacacacgccgagctCAAACCGCATCCGATCTGGCCCAGAACAGCCAGATCCCACCATCGCTAACCACGTCAACACCTCAGCAGCATCTCCCACCGCAGTTGAGGAGGGGCGAACATTCCGCGAATCCTAGCCGGGTTGTTACCGCAAAACCAAGGATGAATGTGCTTAGGgccgtgatgcatgtaaaatgcatgcataaaCTTTGCAGTTTATTGCCACATATTCTAACATATTTGTATGTTATAAGATGTTATATTCATGTTTTGCATTGATTTCAGAGATTTTCTAAACGATCCTCTTTTATTGGTTCATAACTCTGCATAATAGGAAacctttgttttgaatttttttttttttttgaactctgCAGAACAAGACACCGAATTCTCCGGTGTGTAACCCCAAACCCCGGAGTCTCTGGCCAAGTTCCCGGACCCCCATAGTGAGAGTGAGGCACACGGGCCAGCATCTCGACTTGGGTGATCCGGAGACTTCTCTGTAGTCTCCGGTCTGGGGAGGCCGGAGTCTCTAGTGTACAAAGGCCGGAGTCTCCGGACTGGAGATCCTCAACATTCATCTTTGGTGTGGTTCCCTCCACCATTGTTCCAAGCCAACCCCTAATACATTCTTGAGCACCTGCAGACACTTTACCACAAAGTTGCAAGGCACCATCTTGTTCGTTTCACTTTTTAGAGGTCGGCCACTGTAACATGCTTAATATAAATATTCTCTAAAACACATAAGCACATGGTAAAATATATTTATGTTgacaacaaacacacaaaactatgTTACGGGAGAAATGCCctttaacccccccccccctagggTTTCGGTTGCACCAAACCCCTCCCATTTCCCCTATATAAGGTGGAGGCTTGGGGGAGGAGCACGCAATTCCTCCTTTGAGGAAAAGAGAGCCCAACCCTAGGCGcatctctccccttctctctAGTTCTCTCTCCCGCACGTGATTCCTCGAAGAGTTGCGCACGGAGGGAGTCCACTCCACCTAGTATGTTGTAGCGCTGCTGGGATCCGAATCCAGAAGATATACTTCCGCACCTTCGTTGGATCGGAGATGGTAGCGTCGTTGAGCATCGTATGTGTGTGAAACTGAGGTGTTTCCACTTCCGGCACTTAAGGTCGTATGGGAGGACTGCCACTCGACCCTGAGGTCGGTGACGAGTAAGACTACAACATCCATATTCTAGCGGAACGTTAACTTCTTTCGGTCTTCAAAGGTGTGAACACCGAATCCCTTCTGTTACAGCATTACTCTTAGATAGATCTGGACATATCGGGATCCGttagttggattttttttgttttctgctgcAAACCCCTACACAACAGCGTGCATGTGGGCAAGGCGGCGGCGAGCACGGGGATAAGGTGGTGGCACACACGGGGCAAGGCGGCTTGCACGTGCGCACAAGGCGATTCACGCACAACGCAAGCCGATGGCCACGTAGGTGCATGTTGGAGCGCACAGTGCTAGCAGTTGCAGCTCAAGGTGTAGAGGCTGGCGGGCAGGCCGTGGACGAAACGTGGAGaagttaaaataaataaataaatgctgATAGTGGGCTTTTTGGTGGAATATTCTCGAATATGTTGTTTTATTAAGGGGTCTGATTTGCGAGACGCAATTTTGAGCTCTTAAATCACATTTACCTACACGTTTATATATGTGATTTTAAGGGCCGTGGGATGGGggtctgctagagttgctcttaggTGGAGCTAGGCAGATATGTGTAATGAGAAAAGACAATAAGGAGAGAACATAATTGATAACAAAATTAGATAAAAATGCATAACTATATATATAAGTACTTCCTCCCATCCTAAGTATTTGCCCTTTTAAATTTCACTAGGAAAACAAAAATTTGACCATCTAAAAATTACGGCCATCAAACAATGAATTACAATTATTCAAATTCAACGGATTTTTTGCTGAAATAAAATTTTGAGAAATCTTCTCAAAAATATAGAAATCATAAACACTTTAGTGACTATTCTACTAAGAAGTTTGAGGTCATTTAGGCTTTTCTTAATGATTTTTTTGTGAGAGAAAAGAGTATATTTTCTTGAAGACGTGGAGTACTGGAGTAGAGGGCCCAGATGGGTAATGCCCAACTACCGTCCGGCGGATTTAAAAGCCCACTCCAGATGGGAAATTGAAAACTAATAATTTCTCCACTGAAAAGCCCGAATAATTCCGAACTCCGGCAATGTCTGCATCACCATCAGTGGGCGATGAGGCCCCCATCAACGCGGTGCTCACCGACGACGAGCTCCGTGCGGTGctcgccaggctggggcccgagtCGGAACGTGACGCGTTCGGGCTCGTGTGCAAGCGCTGGCTCCAGATCCAGAGCTCCGAGCGGCGCCGCCTGCGCGCGCGCGCCGGTCCGTCCATGCTGCGCAGGCTAGCAGCGCGCTTCCCGGGCATCCGCGAGCTGGACCTCTCCCAATCGCCGTACCGCTCGTTCTACCCTGGTGTTATCGACGACGACTTGGACGTCATTTCCGGGGGCTTCTGCAATCTGCGAGTCCTCGCCCTGCAGAACTGCAAAGGTGAGACCTCCTCTTTCGATAGCGATCCATTCGCTATGTTTGTGTCACTGTGTGCGTGATTTTGCAAATGCAGAACGCTAGCCTTCGTACCAGATGCGATTTGTGGTCTATTG includes:
- the LOC124687591 gene encoding GEM-like protein 4 is translated as MTKSSCGHVIGVPVTSKAYAIEESTTRGAGPVKKDGDRLAVSLTHPSPYASFGYKHSSKGQVIHWVNKLGRRAQGFRDHVTLGPKLSETVRGKLSLGARILQAGGVERVFRQAFTAEKGERLTKALQCYLYTTSGPIAGMLFVSTRKIAFRSDRSLTVTSPSGDVARVPYKVVVPLRRIKRVKPSENAENPEHKYIHMATVDGFEFWFMGFVSYQRCCKYMQQVIASELL